One segment of Paraburkholderia caribensis DNA contains the following:
- a CDS encoding ATP-binding response regulator — protein MRADPIQRAIDEDLVRVLYAQDPIAFFTHWFSIAVLVAIYWNNIPHPHLFAACFIFYGFANCASLALWMCNRRWPESVTPRTWINLHAARGALLYSAPGLAIWFAFQSPHTDLPILHTVMLVTLAAGVFMSNGFDVANFATAIPFLLLPAIVLHFGTHTFDRTILAIVLAFFFCAINVYALSYRKLFQRVVQARVDQQALAESLAAQKLVAEEASLAKTRFFAAASHDLRQPLHAIGLLAASLNDTSATPVQHAKTANNIANNVEALNQLFNQVLDLARLESGVTQVIRLHFRLSELFDRVGSQYWPQAAAKGLALRIAPTDAVIHDDPVLLERILSNLLSNAVRYTESGAIWMGFRRAGRNEGGYIEVRDSGIGIPPAEQERIFEEFYQVANPQRDARQGHGLGLPTVKRLVEMLGGQLQLRSAPGRGSVFRFPVQPGDPARIVAGLNDSVASGAAALGRHVLCIDDEPAILEGIQSLLGRWGCVVRGVPDERHALLAIDEGFMPDAVLCDYQLANHRTGAQALGAVRDALRRRGRERVVTLLITGDMASVELEALALQGIPVLHKPVTPARLRRTLEMLWQQPGAVADRPADRAESVASEQPLTTRG, from the coding sequence ATGCGGGCCGATCCCATCCAGCGCGCGATCGACGAAGACCTCGTGCGCGTGCTGTACGCGCAGGACCCGATTGCTTTCTTCACGCACTGGTTCTCGATTGCAGTGCTGGTGGCGATCTACTGGAATAACATCCCGCATCCGCATCTTTTCGCGGCCTGCTTCATCTTCTATGGCTTCGCCAATTGCGCGAGCCTCGCGCTGTGGATGTGCAACCGGCGCTGGCCGGAGTCGGTGACGCCGCGCACGTGGATCAACCTGCACGCGGCGCGCGGCGCGCTGCTCTACAGCGCGCCTGGGCTCGCAATCTGGTTCGCGTTCCAGAGCCCGCACACGGACCTCCCCATTCTGCACACCGTGATGCTGGTGACGCTCGCGGCGGGCGTGTTCATGTCGAACGGTTTCGACGTCGCCAACTTCGCGACGGCGATCCCGTTCCTGTTGCTGCCCGCGATCGTGCTGCACTTCGGCACCCATACGTTCGACCGCACGATCCTCGCGATCGTCCTCGCGTTCTTCTTCTGCGCGATCAACGTCTACGCGCTCAGCTATCGCAAGCTGTTTCAGCGCGTCGTGCAGGCGCGCGTCGATCAGCAGGCGCTCGCCGAATCGCTCGCCGCGCAAAAACTCGTCGCCGAGGAAGCGAGCCTTGCGAAGACGCGCTTCTTCGCCGCCGCGAGTCACGATCTGCGCCAGCCGCTGCATGCGATCGGGCTGCTCGCGGCGTCGCTGAACGACACGTCGGCGACGCCCGTGCAGCACGCGAAGACGGCCAATAACATCGCCAACAATGTCGAGGCGCTGAACCAGCTGTTCAACCAGGTGCTCGATCTGGCGCGGCTCGAAAGCGGCGTCACGCAGGTGATCAGGCTGCATTTCCGGCTGTCCGAACTGTTCGATCGCGTGGGCAGCCAGTATTGGCCGCAGGCGGCCGCAAAAGGGCTCGCGCTGCGCATCGCGCCGACGGACGCCGTGATCCACGACGACCCCGTGCTGCTGGAGCGGATCTTGAGCAACCTGCTGTCGAACGCGGTGCGCTATACGGAAAGCGGCGCGATCTGGATGGGCTTCAGACGCGCGGGGCGCAACGAGGGCGGCTATATCGAGGTGCGCGACTCGGGGATCGGTATTCCGCCAGCCGAGCAAGAGCGCATCTTCGAAGAGTTCTATCAGGTCGCCAATCCGCAGCGCGACGCACGGCAAGGGCATGGACTCGGGCTGCCGACCGTCAAGCGGCTCGTCGAAATGCTCGGCGGGCAACTGCAATTGCGCTCGGCGCCGGGGCGCGGCTCGGTGTTCCGGTTCCCGGTGCAGCCGGGCGATCCGGCGCGGATCGTCGCCGGGTTGAACGATTCCGTCGCGAGCGGCGCGGCGGCGCTCGGGCGGCACGTGCTGTGCATCGACGACGAGCCGGCCATCCTCGAAGGCATACAGAGTCTGCTCGGCCGCTGGGGCTGCGTCGTGCGCGGCGTGCCTGACGAGCGCCACGCGCTGCTGGCCATCGACGAAGGCTTCATGCCCGATGCCGTGCTCTGCGACTATCAGCTGGCGAACCATCGCACGGGCGCGCAGGCGCTCGGCGCCGTGCGCGACGCGCTCCGCAGGCGCGGCCGGGAGCGCGTGGTGACGCTGCTGATCACGGGCGATATGGCGTCGGTGGAACTGGAGGCGCTGGCGTTGCAGGGCATCCCCGTGTTGCACAAGCCCGTCACGCCCGCGCGGCTGCGCCGTACGCTGGAAATGCTGTGGCAGCAGCCGGGCGCGGTAGCGGACAGGCCGGCTGATCGCGCGGAATCTGTCGCTTCCGAACAGCCGTTGACGACCCGCGGCTGA
- a CDS encoding response regulator transcription factor: MKFLVADDHELIRQGVKGLLRGLDPDAVFDEADTWETLAAAARPDANHDLAIVDLHMPGMTGASSLHALLKANPALPVVVLSAEESPDEMRAVLAAGALGFVPKRQPASVMLKAIELVLSGGAYVPMEALSLLGSRSAETAAATATAEAATSANATAVAGQTTAAPPEAAPVRIEALQPHQQHLLENLSPRQQEIMRLVHRGWTNKMIARDLGVAEGTIKVHLSVIFRALGVHNRATAIAVINGWLEAGKTL; this comes from the coding sequence ATGAAGTTTCTTGTAGCCGACGATCATGAACTGATCCGCCAGGGCGTCAAAGGTCTGCTACGCGGACTCGATCCCGACGCCGTATTCGACGAAGCCGATACCTGGGAGACGCTGGCCGCCGCCGCAAGGCCCGACGCCAACCACGACCTCGCCATCGTCGACCTTCACATGCCCGGCATGACGGGTGCCTCTTCGTTGCATGCCCTGCTGAAAGCCAATCCGGCACTGCCCGTAGTCGTGCTGTCGGCGGAAGAGTCGCCGGACGAAATGCGCGCCGTGCTCGCAGCGGGCGCGCTCGGTTTCGTGCCGAAGCGCCAGCCCGCCAGCGTGATGCTCAAGGCAATCGAGCTGGTGCTGTCGGGCGGTGCCTATGTGCCGATGGAAGCGCTCAGCCTGCTCGGCTCACGCAGCGCCGAGACGGCGGCCGCGACTGCCACGGCGGAAGCCGCGACGTCGGCGAACGCAACAGCCGTCGCCGGACAGACGACGGCCGCGCCGCCCGAAGCGGCGCCCGTTCGCATCGAGGCGCTGCAGCCGCATCAGCAACATCTGCTGGAGAACCTGTCGCCGCGTCAGCAGGAAATCATGCGGCTCGTGCATCGCGGCTGGACCAACAAGATGATTGCGCGCGATCTCGGCGTCGCCGAAGGCACGATCAAGGTCCATCTTTCGGTAATCTTCCGCGCACTCGGCGTGCACAACCGCGCAACCGCCATTGCCGTGATCAACGGCTGGCTCGAAGCCGGAAAGACGCTCTGA
- the cydB gene encoding cytochrome d ubiquinol oxidase subunit II, producing the protein MDVTIVWAAIIALGLFIYVVLDGFDLGIGIVFPFFPDEKERDLMMNTVAPVWDGNETWLVLGGAGLFAAFPIVYSTVLSALYLPLVFMLVCLIFRGVSFEIRAKANRTKHLWDLAFIGGSTGAAFFQGIALGAFLQGIPVVDGSFAGDAFGWLTPFSLLTGLGLVVTYALLGCCWLVAKTEGDLQRRLHRVVWPLTIVLLGFIVVVSLWTPLQEPEIAQRWFDAGIFWRLLPVPFLVAICAFFMRRAVRDRHHNTPFMMALGLVLLGYVGLLVSLWPYAIPSSLTLWEAAAPRSSQMFTLVGAAIIIPIIIGYTTMGYWVFRGKVRHGDAHYH; encoded by the coding sequence ATGGATGTGACCATAGTCTGGGCCGCGATCATCGCACTGGGCCTATTCATCTACGTCGTGCTGGACGGTTTCGATCTGGGCATCGGCATCGTGTTTCCGTTCTTCCCCGACGAAAAAGAACGCGATCTGATGATGAACACCGTCGCGCCCGTCTGGGACGGCAACGAGACATGGCTCGTGCTCGGCGGCGCAGGCCTGTTCGCGGCGTTCCCCATCGTCTATTCGACGGTGCTGTCCGCGCTCTATCTGCCCCTCGTCTTCATGCTCGTGTGCCTGATCTTCCGCGGCGTGTCGTTCGAAATCCGCGCCAAGGCGAATCGCACGAAGCATCTTTGGGATCTGGCGTTCATCGGCGGCTCGACGGGCGCGGCGTTCTTTCAGGGCATTGCGCTAGGCGCGTTCCTGCAGGGCATCCCGGTTGTCGACGGCAGCTTCGCGGGCGATGCCTTCGGCTGGCTCACGCCGTTCTCGCTGCTCACGGGTCTCGGCCTCGTCGTCACGTATGCGCTGCTCGGCTGCTGCTGGCTCGTCGCGAAGACGGAAGGCGATCTGCAACGGCGGCTGCATCGCGTCGTGTGGCCGCTGACGATCGTGCTGCTCGGCTTCATCGTCGTCGTCAGCCTGTGGACGCCGCTGCAGGAACCCGAGATCGCACAGCGCTGGTTCGACGCCGGCATCTTCTGGCGCCTGCTGCCCGTGCCGTTCCTCGTCGCCATCTGCGCGTTCTTCATGCGCCGCGCAGTGCGCGACCGGCATCACAACACGCCGTTCATGATGGCGCTCGGTCTGGTGCTGCTCGGCTATGTCGGATTGCTCGTGAGCCTATGGCCGTACGCGATTCCGTCGAGCCTCACGCTCTGGGAAGCGGCCGCTCCGCGTTCGAGCCAGATGTTCACGCTGGTCGGCGCGGCCATCATCATCCCCATCATCATCGGCTATACGACGATGGGCTACTGGGTTTTCCGCGGCAAGGTGCGCCATGGCGACGCCCATTACCACTAA